Proteins encoded in a region of the Halioglobus maricola genome:
- a CDS encoding SDR family NAD(P)-dependent oxidoreductase, which yields MGDLNGKVAVVTGAGRGLGREEAIQLAKQGARVVINDIGLPDAKEAAESAVEEIKGFGAEAIAVYGDCADSGDAENLMKTTLETFGDINIMVNNAGFCRDKTIFGMSDEEFDSVVRVHLRGHFINMRNVTAYWRGKAKAGDDVYGRLISTSSEAALYGSAGQPNYAAAKAGIVAMTMGAAQLLGKYGITANVIMPRAFTDMTNSGMTAEMFAPPEDGSFHMFDPANVAPLVGYLASPEAGKISGEVLVVWGNEVQVAQRPTLRDAFVNPKGAAKWEVDDLHTTLAEHYNDDYMSVWGGFSVPPV from the coding sequence ATGGGAGACCTTAACGGAAAGGTTGCCGTCGTCACTGGCGCGGGCCGAGGCCTTGGCCGCGAAGAAGCCATCCAGCTCGCAAAGCAAGGCGCGCGTGTTGTTATCAATGACATCGGCCTGCCAGACGCAAAGGAAGCCGCTGAGTCTGCAGTGGAAGAAATCAAGGGTTTCGGTGCGGAAGCGATCGCGGTCTATGGCGACTGCGCTGACTCAGGCGACGCTGAAAACCTGATGAAAACCACCCTGGAGACCTTCGGCGACATCAATATCATGGTCAATAACGCGGGCTTCTGCCGTGACAAGACCATCTTTGGCATGTCAGATGAAGAATTCGACTCGGTCGTGCGCGTGCATCTGCGCGGTCACTTTATCAACATGCGCAATGTCACTGCCTATTGGCGCGGTAAAGCCAAAGCGGGTGACGACGTCTATGGCCGCCTGATAAGCACTTCTTCCGAGGCCGCTCTTTACGGCTCTGCAGGCCAACCCAACTACGCGGCGGCCAAGGCGGGGATTGTTGCCATGACCATGGGTGCCGCCCAACTGCTGGGCAAGTACGGTATTACTGCCAACGTGATCATGCCTCGCGCATTTACCGACATGACCAACTCCGGCATGACCGCAGAGATGTTTGCTCCGCCCGAGGATGGCAGCTTCCACATGTTCGACCCGGCTAACGTCGCTCCGTTGGTGGGCTACCTGGCCTCCCCGGAGGCGGGCAAGATATCCGGTGAAGTGTTGGTGGTATGGGGTAATGAAGTACAGGTGGCGCAACGGCCGACCCTGCGCGACGCCTTCGTCAACCCGAAAGGCGCAGCCAAGTGGGAAGTAGATGACCTGCATACCACCTTGGCCGAGCACTACAACGACGACTATATGTCCGTTTGGGGAGGCTTCTCCGTACCCCCGGTCTAA
- a CDS encoding medium chain dehydrogenase/reductase family protein, with amino-acid sequence MSVATVAGLPEPREGEVRVKVLAAGTGFTDTIIRQGQYTGVKEKPPFVPGYDWFGVVDEVGAGVNRLKLGDCVADMPVIGGYTQYLCVPEERLVLAPAGLDPASAVAMILSYTTAYQMLTRIRSLRAGSTCLVHAAGGAVGSALLELGREMGLTMYGTASAAKHELVRRYGATPIDYRSEDFVERIKRETAGEGVDAVFDTIGGRNWSRSYQCVKRGGILIAFGAMQITTGEESVPSVLLGFFKLMAGWKLIPDGRKTAFYNIQTRREKLPQEFKDDVEALFKMLEAGKLEPAIAGIEPLEQAADVHRRIDAAEIAGKVVLDCS; translated from the coding sequence TTGAGTGTTGCAACAGTGGCCGGGTTACCAGAACCCAGGGAGGGTGAGGTTCGGGTCAAGGTGTTGGCCGCAGGTACAGGCTTCACTGACACTATTATTCGTCAGGGGCAATATACCGGGGTGAAAGAGAAGCCGCCGTTTGTCCCCGGCTATGACTGGTTTGGTGTGGTTGACGAAGTGGGGGCAGGCGTCAATCGTCTTAAGTTGGGTGATTGCGTCGCTGATATGCCGGTGATTGGCGGCTATACCCAGTACCTTTGTGTACCCGAGGAACGGCTGGTGTTGGCACCGGCGGGGCTTGACCCTGCCAGTGCCGTTGCCATGATTCTCTCCTATACCACCGCTTACCAGATGTTGACTCGAATCCGTAGTTTGCGGGCGGGAAGTACTTGCCTGGTGCACGCGGCGGGCGGGGCCGTGGGCAGTGCCTTGCTCGAATTGGGTCGGGAGATGGGTTTAACGATGTACGGGACTGCCTCTGCCGCCAAGCACGAGTTGGTTCGGCGCTATGGCGCGACACCGATTGACTACCGCTCGGAGGACTTTGTTGAACGTATCAAACGGGAAACCGCCGGGGAGGGCGTCGACGCCGTTTTTGACACCATTGGCGGCCGGAACTGGTCGCGCTCTTACCAGTGCGTGAAACGCGGCGGTATTCTGATTGCCTTTGGCGCCATGCAGATAACCACGGGAGAGGAAAGCGTGCCCTCGGTGTTGCTCGGTTTTTTCAAACTGATGGCGGGTTGGAAGCTGATTCCCGATGGTCGCAAGACCGCGTTCTACAATATACAGACAAGGCGTGAAAAGCTGCCGCAGGAGTTCAAGGACGATGTGGAGGCTCTGTTCAAAATGCTGGAGGCTGGCAAATTGGAACCTGCCATCGCCGGTATAGAGCCCCTGGAGCAAGCTGCGGATGTTCACAGGCGAATCGACGCGGCTGAGATAGCCGGCAAGGTTGTACTGGATTGTAGCTGA
- a CDS encoding steroid 3-ketoacyl-CoA thiolase has product MREAVIVEAVRTPIGRGKPVVGDLSGFHAVELLGLSLAEIMQRSGLEYSDVDYLAGGCVTQAGEQSSNITRNAWLNLGKDYTAGGTTLDNQCGSAQTANHMISSMISSGSIDIGIACGVESMSRVGLGMNVMNGPGYFVPEGWPWDSTPDQFSSAQRIADNRGITREMADQLGYNSQLRAKQAWDEGRFDRETFTVEAPIMGEDGQLTGETRTVSRDQGLRDTTLEGLSQLRQVMDGSIHTAGNSSQISDGSAAVLWMTADEAKARGLKPRARIITDCVVGTDPYYLLDGPVDATARLFKRSGMTMEDIDLVEINEAFAAVVLSWASVYNADLDKVNVNGGAIALGHPVGSTGARLITTALHELERSDRSTALIAMCCGSSVGTGTIIERI; this is encoded by the coding sequence ATGCGCGAAGCAGTTATCGTAGAAGCCGTGAGAACCCCTATCGGTCGCGGCAAGCCTGTGGTCGGCGACCTGAGCGGATTTCACGCCGTAGAGTTACTCGGCCTGTCACTGGCCGAGATCATGCAGCGCAGCGGCCTCGAGTACAGCGATGTCGACTACCTGGCAGGCGGCTGCGTTACCCAGGCCGGTGAACAATCCAGCAATATCACGCGCAACGCCTGGCTGAATCTCGGCAAGGACTACACCGCCGGCGGCACCACTTTGGATAACCAGTGCGGCTCAGCTCAAACCGCCAATCACATGATTTCGTCCATGATCAGCTCCGGCTCCATCGACATCGGCATTGCCTGTGGTGTGGAGTCGATGAGCCGCGTAGGCCTGGGCATGAATGTCATGAACGGCCCTGGCTATTTCGTTCCCGAAGGGTGGCCCTGGGATTCCACTCCGGATCAGTTTTCCAGTGCCCAGCGTATCGCCGACAACCGCGGTATCACGCGAGAAATGGCGGATCAACTGGGCTACAACTCACAGCTACGCGCTAAACAAGCCTGGGATGAAGGCCGATTTGACCGTGAGACCTTCACAGTTGAAGCGCCGATCATGGGCGAGGACGGCCAGCTAACCGGTGAAACCAGAACCGTGTCCCGAGACCAGGGCTTGCGCGACACCACACTGGAGGGGCTTAGCCAGCTGCGCCAGGTGATGGACGGCAGTATCCACACCGCGGGAAACTCCTCACAGATCTCTGACGGCTCTGCCGCCGTACTCTGGATGACTGCCGATGAAGCCAAGGCTCGCGGCCTCAAACCCCGCGCACGAATTATCACCGATTGTGTGGTGGGCACCGACCCTTACTACCTGTTGGACGGCCCTGTAGATGCCACGGCCCGACTGTTCAAACGCAGCGGAATGACCATGGAAGACATAGATCTGGTTGAAATCAACGAAGCGTTCGCTGCCGTGGTTTTATCATGGGCCAGTGTGTACAACGCCGACCTTGATAAGGTTAACGTAAACGGCGGCGCAATCGCTCTTGGACACCCGGTGGGCTCAACAGGTGCCCGTCTGATCACGACGGCCCTGCACGAACTCGAGCGCTCAGATAGATCTACCGCTCTTATCGCTATGTGCTGCGGCTCCTCTGTGGGCACTGGCACCATCATCGAACGTATTTAA
- a CDS encoding pyridoxal phosphate-dependent decarboxylase family protein, translated as MHKAMPEKGRAGDEVLTELTAFKGEDPRYKEGRVWSLVYYLDETHSDFIKEAYHSYSSENGLNPGAFKSLKKIETEVISATADILNGTKDVCGVVTSGGTESCLMAVKTYRDMARSKRGVKRPEMILPKTAHVAWFKASEYFGVKVRLVPLQDDFTPDLKKLKRLINRNTVMILGSAPEYPHGIIDPIEEMGAIAEKKGIPLHVDACVGGFILPFIEANGEDVPLWDYRVPGVTSISADIHKYGYAAKGASTITYRNLDYLRHQMFVYENWPGGVFASPALLGTRPGGGYAAAWSVLQYFGKEGYRKLAEDTVAAVNGLKAGIDDIPELEVMGKPIGPLFSFRSTDPTLNIYAVGDQMDARGWQVNRNQFPEGLHAMVTAQHLRVVDQYIADLKASVEVVRSNPALAKEGGAATYGMLAHVPLRGMVKKKVLEMFSEQYRAGGGELDLKSGATAGDTPGLLDKVVGWYVDRQQRKGR; from the coding sequence ATGCATAAGGCAATGCCGGAAAAGGGACGCGCTGGCGACGAGGTGCTGACAGAACTCACCGCGTTCAAGGGCGAGGACCCGCGGTATAAGGAGGGCAGGGTTTGGAGCCTTGTCTATTATCTGGATGAAACACATTCAGATTTCATTAAAGAGGCCTATCACAGCTACTCCAGTGAGAACGGTCTGAATCCAGGCGCGTTCAAGAGTCTCAAGAAGATCGAGACTGAAGTTATTTCGGCGACCGCTGATATTCTCAATGGCACGAAAGATGTGTGTGGCGTCGTGACCTCAGGCGGCACCGAGAGCTGCCTGATGGCGGTGAAAACATACCGCGACATGGCCCGCAGCAAGCGCGGCGTGAAACGGCCAGAGATGATTTTGCCGAAGACAGCCCATGTGGCGTGGTTTAAGGCTTCGGAATACTTTGGTGTGAAAGTGCGGCTGGTTCCACTACAGGATGACTTCACTCCCGATCTGAAAAAGCTCAAGCGTTTAATCAACCGTAACACCGTAATGATTCTTGGCAGCGCCCCTGAGTATCCCCACGGCATCATCGACCCCATAGAGGAGATGGGTGCTATTGCCGAGAAGAAGGGTATTCCGCTGCATGTGGACGCTTGTGTGGGCGGATTTATTCTGCCCTTCATTGAGGCGAACGGTGAGGATGTACCTCTATGGGATTATCGTGTTCCGGGTGTTACCTCTATCTCCGCTGATATTCATAAATACGGTTACGCGGCCAAGGGTGCGTCGACGATCACCTATCGCAACCTGGACTATCTCCGCCACCAGATGTTTGTGTACGAAAACTGGCCCGGCGGTGTGTTCGCATCCCCGGCGCTTTTAGGCACGCGCCCCGGTGGTGGCTATGCGGCGGCCTGGAGTGTGCTGCAGTATTTCGGCAAGGAGGGTTATCGCAAGCTGGCTGAAGATACGGTGGCCGCTGTTAACGGCCTCAAGGCAGGCATTGACGACATTCCCGAATTGGAAGTGATGGGTAAGCCAATCGGGCCGTTGTTTTCGTTTCGCTCTACCGACCCGACACTCAACATTTATGCTGTCGGCGACCAGATGGACGCGCGTGGCTGGCAGGTAAATCGCAACCAGTTTCCGGAGGGGCTGCATGCAATGGTGACGGCGCAGCACCTCAGGGTTGTGGATCAGTATATCGCTGATCTGAAGGCCTCAGTGGAGGTGGTACGGTCGAATCCAGCATTGGCGAAGGAGGGCGGTGCGGCCACCTATGGGATGTTGGCACATGTTCCGCTGCGTGGAATGGTCAAAAAGAAGGTGTTGGAAATGTTCAGCGAGCAGTACCGTGCCGGCGGAGGCGAGTTGGACCTCAAGTCAGGGGCGACTGCCGGCGATACGCCAGGGTTGCTCGACAAAGTCGTAGGCTGGTACGTAGACCGGCAGCAGCGAAAAGGCAGGTAG
- a CDS encoding MaoC family dehydratase, whose protein sequence is MKQYQYDDVEAMQALVSETFGDWSQAVLISQEMVNQFAELTGDDYWIHTDPEKAKTDSPFGCTVAHGFLTLVLMPKMRGEPTYEVVGFNNMLNYGSDKLRFTGVVPVGCSVRSRSRIKEVSATPKGTKMVMEQHIHVEGQDDRPAVIYELIFIYM, encoded by the coding sequence ATGAAACAATACCAGTATGACGATGTAGAAGCGATGCAGGCACTGGTCTCAGAGACGTTCGGCGACTGGAGCCAGGCTGTCCTTATCAGTCAGGAAATGGTCAACCAGTTTGCGGAGCTGACTGGCGATGATTACTGGATTCACACCGATCCGGAAAAAGCCAAAACCGACAGCCCGTTTGGGTGCACGGTGGCGCACGGATTCCTCACTCTGGTGTTAATGCCCAAAATGCGCGGAGAACCGACGTATGAGGTAGTTGGCTTCAACAATATGCTCAACTACGGTTCGGATAAGCTGCGCTTTACCGGTGTCGTTCCCGTGGGATGTTCTGTCCGCAGTCGTTCGCGGATCAAGGAAGTGAGCGCCACGCCCAAGGGTACGAAGATGGTGATGGAGCAGCATATTCATGTCGAAGGCCAGGACGATCGCCCGGCAGTCATCTACGAGCTGATCTTCATTTACATGTAA
- a CDS encoding phosphotransferase — protein MVDIVNKPENITAEWFTQALRESSSLAQGRVKSVDYKIIGTGKMGDNARFELGYEGDSGRAPASVIVKFPAEDETARMMAGAQGAYYNEVMFYKHLASRARIRTPKIFANEISDDRMDFITVMEDMAPAEPGSQLIGESLQRTRIALKEAAKLASAFYGDESLLGFDHVLKGSEAEGAKIAQDFLLQFWPTFVERFGGSLDEDALEFGESYIHNHVKFSCHYSGPKTLIHGDFRSENILFDDDSACTVDWQTTSHQSPLADLAYFMGGSVDTAQRREWERDVVAEYSEELAGHGVQLSFDNCWEQYRLQSMHGLMITILGACFAEAGERSDKMFLTMAQRHFQHCLDLDATEFLT, from the coding sequence ATGGTTGATATCGTCAACAAGCCCGAGAACATTACCGCCGAATGGTTCACTCAGGCCCTGAGAGAGTCTTCCAGCCTTGCCCAGGGCCGCGTAAAGAGCGTCGACTACAAGATTATTGGCACTGGAAAGATGGGTGACAATGCACGGTTTGAACTTGGCTACGAGGGCGATTCCGGCCGCGCGCCTGCCTCGGTTATCGTCAAGTTTCCCGCCGAAGACGAAACCGCGAGAATGATGGCCGGAGCACAGGGCGCTTACTACAACGAGGTGATGTTCTATAAACACCTGGCAAGCAGGGCCCGTATTCGCACTCCGAAGATTTTTGCCAACGAGATCAGCGACGATCGCATGGATTTCATTACGGTGATGGAAGATATGGCGCCTGCCGAACCCGGCAGCCAGCTGATTGGCGAATCTCTGCAACGCACCCGGATAGCACTAAAAGAGGCGGCGAAATTGGCCTCTGCATTTTACGGTGATGAAAGTCTCCTGGGCTTTGACCATGTGCTCAAGGGTTCTGAGGCGGAGGGCGCGAAAATCGCACAGGATTTCCTGCTGCAATTCTGGCCAACCTTTGTGGAGCGGTTTGGTGGCTCCCTGGATGAGGACGCGCTCGAATTCGGCGAAAGCTATATCCATAACCATGTAAAGTTTTCATGTCACTACTCTGGCCCGAAAACGCTGATACACGGTGATTTTCGCAGCGAGAACATTCTTTTTGACGATGACAGTGCCTGTACGGTCGATTGGCAGACGACTTCACATCAAAGCCCCTTGGCCGACCTCGCGTACTTTATGGGCGGCAGTGTTGATACCGCGCAGCGTCGCGAATGGGAGCGGGATGTTGTTGCCGAGTACAGTGAAGAGCTGGCCGGTCATGGCGTGCAGCTTTCCTTTGATAACTGCTGGGAGCAATACCGTCTGCAAAGCATGCACGGTTTGATGATCACTATTCTCGGAGCGTGTTTTGCTGAAGCAGGCGAGCGCAGCGACAAGATGTTCCTTACCATGGCGCAACGTCATTTCCAGCACTGCCTGGACCTCGACGCGACTGAATTTCTCACATAA
- a CDS encoding DUF819 family protein, producing MSAIFWAVFLTIPALAIWLAHHQAWAHRLGVVVLCYVAGLLVGNFGGLPVAAVESAEDVGTLAIGMALPLLLMSLDIRRCSEVAGKAMLSMLLATVSVVCVATCLYFLFADGISEKPAHLAAMAVGVYTGGTPNLAAIKAGLDIADTDYLLFHSIDTLLGGLYMLAMLTVGIPFFRRILPATTAGTESAEELDLEESYQPFLQLENVPSLLATLCIAGAAVAAAYGLANALASVFGEQTLSPLLILVLTTIGVGLSFSPARRRLKYAYRIGMYLIYVFCFAIASATTLDMLAAADPMIAVFTLAAVLGSVIMHALLCRLSGVDGDTFMVTSVAAVCSPPFVPLVARALNNRGLIFAGMMTGIVGYAIGNYLGITLALILSGS from the coding sequence ATGTCCGCTATCTTCTGGGCAGTATTTTTGACGATACCTGCTCTCGCAATCTGGCTTGCCCACCACCAGGCCTGGGCCCATCGTCTGGGCGTGGTGGTGTTGTGCTACGTGGCTGGATTGTTGGTGGGCAATTTCGGTGGCCTGCCGGTGGCCGCAGTTGAGTCTGCTGAAGATGTCGGCACGCTCGCCATCGGCATGGCCTTACCCCTGCTGTTAATGTCGCTGGATATCCGCCGTTGCAGCGAGGTGGCGGGTAAGGCGATGCTCTCCATGTTGCTCGCTACCGTTTCGGTTGTGTGCGTGGCGACCTGCTTGTATTTCCTTTTTGCCGACGGCATCAGCGAGAAGCCGGCGCATCTGGCGGCAATGGCGGTCGGAGTCTACACCGGCGGTACGCCTAATCTTGCAGCGATTAAAGCCGGGCTGGACATTGCCGACACCGATTACCTGTTGTTTCACAGTATCGACACTCTGCTCGGGGGGCTGTATATGCTGGCGATGCTCACCGTGGGTATTCCCTTTTTCCGTCGCATTCTGCCCGCAACAACCGCAGGCACTGAAAGCGCAGAAGAACTTGACCTTGAGGAGAGCTATCAGCCTTTTCTGCAGCTGGAAAATGTCCCTTCGCTGTTGGCTACACTCTGCATTGCTGGCGCCGCTGTGGCAGCAGCCTATGGGCTGGCCAATGCATTGGCCAGCGTGTTTGGCGAGCAAACCCTTTCGCCGTTGCTAATTCTTGTGCTGACCACAATAGGCGTGGGGCTGTCCTTTTCGCCCGCGCGTCGCAGGCTCAAGTACGCCTATCGTATCGGCATGTACCTGATCTACGTATTCTGTTTTGCGATCGCATCCGCCACGACGCTGGATATGCTCGCCGCGGCGGACCCCATGATTGCAGTGTTCACGCTGGCAGCGGTGCTGGGCAGCGTGATCATGCACGCGCTGTTGTGCCGCCTGAGTGGCGTCGATGGTGATACTTTTATGGTGACTTCGGTAGCGGCGGTCTGCAGCCCGCCGTTTGTGCCGCTGGTGGCGCGGGCGCTCAACAACCGGGGGCTGATTTTTGCGGGCATGATGACCGGAATTGTCGGCTATGCGATCGGCAACTATCTTGGTATCACCCTGGCCCTGATTCTTTCAGGGTCGTAA
- a CDS encoding MaoC/PaaZ C-terminal domain-containing protein — translation MSDYPTLNFSEVNVGDALPEQEIDITSGLVVSGALATRDYEPVHHDKSVAQAAGLPDVFMNILTSQALMTRFATDWSGPEAVVKSLDIKLGAPNVPGMVMKVTGSVTAKDDASGVIDIAVMGENNIWGMHMAGTVQLALPQGV, via the coding sequence ATGAGCGACTACCCTACTTTGAATTTTTCCGAGGTGAACGTCGGTGACGCCCTGCCCGAGCAGGAAATCGATATCACTTCCGGCCTGGTTGTCTCCGGCGCCCTCGCCACCCGTGACTACGAGCCAGTACATCACGACAAATCGGTCGCCCAGGCGGCGGGCTTGCCGGACGTTTTTATGAATATTCTCACCAGCCAGGCGCTGATGACCCGCTTCGCAACCGACTGGAGTGGCCCCGAAGCCGTGGTGAAATCCCTCGACATAAAACTGGGCGCACCGAATGTGCCCGGCATGGTGATGAAAGTCACAGGATCAGTGACGGCGAAAGACGATGCCAGCGGCGTGATTGATATTGCGGTGATGGGTGAGAACAACATCTGGGGCATGCATATGGCGGGCACCGTTCAACTGGCATTGCCGCAGGGAGTTTAA
- a CDS encoding bifunctional MaoC family dehydratase N-terminal/OB-fold nucleic acid binding domain-containing protein, which produces MTPEEIEALEAQIYAYVGKEVCTATPAKDAVNETMIRHWTEVMGDTNPAYTNPEWAASSKRGKTIAPPAMMYVWNQEGYAVASTGRPSDAQSDLVQLFNDHGYTGVLGTNVKQEYFAEASPGDQVVMEMVIDTISERKATARGTGYFYETLATFSNQNGVKLGTQRFRVLKFIPQEQPAAASSDSALEVPTRIPSPRGHDNKWWWEACDEGRIMIQRCTSCQTLRHPPRPMCGECQSIEWDAIESTLDGEVLSYTCLRHPSIPGYPKDPVCAVIKLDEGTHLVSNIVGCEYEDVSIGMRVKGKVEQVDEKTMLPQFYPGTGGARS; this is translated from the coding sequence ATGACGCCAGAAGAAATAGAAGCCCTTGAAGCGCAGATCTATGCCTACGTGGGCAAAGAGGTCTGTACCGCGACGCCTGCCAAGGATGCAGTCAATGAAACCATGATTCGCCACTGGACAGAGGTGATGGGCGATACCAATCCCGCCTATACCAACCCTGAGTGGGCGGCGAGCAGCAAGCGCGGCAAAACCATCGCGCCACCTGCCATGATGTACGTGTGGAACCAGGAAGGCTATGCGGTTGCCAGTACGGGCCGCCCTTCAGACGCCCAGTCCGACCTGGTACAACTGTTCAATGACCATGGCTACACCGGCGTGCTGGGCACCAACGTCAAGCAGGAGTACTTTGCCGAGGCCAGCCCGGGCGACCAGGTCGTGATGGAAATGGTCATCGATACAATCTCCGAGCGCAAGGCCACGGCCCGCGGCACCGGCTATTTCTACGAAACGCTGGCGACATTCAGTAATCAGAACGGCGTCAAACTGGGCACACAACGCTTCAGGGTGCTGAAGTTCATTCCCCAGGAACAACCCGCTGCCGCCAGCAGTGACAGTGCCCTGGAAGTCCCCACTCGCATCCCCTCACCACGCGGGCACGACAACAAGTGGTGGTGGGAGGCCTGCGATGAAGGGCGGATAATGATTCAGCGGTGCACAAGTTGCCAGACGCTGCGCCACCCTCCTCGCCCCATGTGTGGCGAATGCCAGTCCATTGAATGGGATGCCATCGAGTCGACGCTGGACGGCGAAGTGCTTTCCTACACCTGTTTACGTCACCCTTCCATTCCCGGCTACCCAAAGGATCCTGTCTGCGCAGTCATCAAACTGGATGAGGGTACTCATCTGGTGTCCAACATTGTTGGTTGCGAATATGAAGACGTCAGCATCGGGATGCGCGTCAAGGGCAAGGTCGAACAGGTCGACGAAAAAACCATGCTGCCTCAATTTTACCCGGGAACAGGAGGCGCGAGATCATGA
- a CDS encoding lipid-transfer protein: MVANINGKAAIVGVGNTEFSKDSGVSELSLATQAIKSALDDAGLTPSDIDGFATFTMDNNDEVEVARSLGCGEINFWGRSHYGGGAATGSLHQAVLAVATGMAECVAVYRALNGRSGHRYSEGVSGQILTADAIHWGWYMPYGLLTPASWTAMVTQRWMHRTGVTKDALFEVARTTRDYAVNNPGAFFYEQPLTREAYDNARYIADPLQLFDCCQESDGGSAVIVTTPERARDLKQPAVVVKGVAQAFGKDQEQMTSYYREEFSNIDEHRIAARKCYEMSDLTPDDVDAAVFYDAFTPNVLLQMEAWQFCEFGGAGDFVLGGAMRPDGRLPTNTHGGQLSEAYIHGVNGIVEATRLVRGQSINQPNKDVSHALVTSGVGVPTGGAILGKLD, translated from the coding sequence ATGGTTGCAAATATCAATGGCAAGGCGGCCATCGTTGGGGTCGGCAATACCGAATTCAGCAAAGACTCCGGGGTATCCGAGTTAAGTCTCGCGACGCAGGCGATTAAATCGGCGCTGGATGATGCGGGCCTTACGCCCTCAGACATCGATGGCTTCGCTACCTTCACCATGGACAACAACGACGAGGTGGAAGTTGCCCGCTCGCTGGGCTGCGGTGAAATCAATTTCTGGGGACGTTCTCACTACGGCGGCGGCGCCGCCACCGGCTCACTCCATCAGGCCGTGCTCGCCGTTGCCACCGGCATGGCCGAGTGTGTCGCAGTGTACCGCGCCCTGAATGGCCGCTCAGGGCACCGCTATTCGGAAGGCGTCTCAGGCCAGATCCTGACCGCCGATGCGATCCACTGGGGCTGGTATATGCCCTACGGCCTGCTGACCCCCGCTTCCTGGACGGCCATGGTGACCCAGCGCTGGATGCATCGCACAGGTGTGACCAAGGACGCCTTGTTTGAAGTCGCCAGAACCACCCGCGACTATGCGGTCAACAATCCGGGGGCATTCTTCTACGAACAACCCCTGACCCGCGAAGCGTATGACAACGCCCGCTACATCGCAGATCCACTGCAGTTGTTCGACTGCTGCCAGGAAAGCGATGGCGGATCTGCGGTGATCGTCACGACACCTGAGCGCGCCCGCGACCTTAAGCAACCCGCTGTAGTCGTCAAAGGTGTAGCGCAGGCGTTTGGCAAAGATCAGGAACAGATGACGTCATACTATCGCGAGGAGTTCTCAAACATTGATGAACACCGCATCGCTGCCCGCAAGTGCTACGAGATGAGCGATCTGACACCGGACGACGTCGACGCCGCGGTTTTCTACGACGCGTTCACGCCCAATGTCTTGCTCCAGATGGAAGCCTGGCAATTCTGTGAATTTGGCGGTGCGGGAGACTTCGTCCTCGGCGGCGCCATGCGTCCCGACGGCCGCCTGCCCACCAACACACACGGGGGACAGCTGTCCGAGGCCTATATACACGGCGTGAATGGTATTGTGGAAGCGACCCGCCTGGTACGCGGACAGTCCATCAACCAACCCAACAAGGACGTGTCGCACGCCCTGGTAACATCGGGTGTAGGCGTTCCGACAGGTGGCGCCATACTCGGCAAGCTGGACTAG